ATGGTCTCTCTCAGCGGCCGCGACCGAAAACCCAGTTCTTGTGATGCGCGAGAATGGCTTATGACGCGGTTGCACTCCGAAACGATCGCGAGCGATTCGCGAGTGAAGACCGGAGGCGCACCGCCCGCCCGGGCGACCAGCGCGACCAGAGGGACAGCGGCCCGGGCCATCCAGATCGGCAGCACAAGCCGCCGACTGGGCCTGCCGCAGGCCGCATCTACTAACCCGGCGATTTCCTGCAGCGAGGCCCACGTGCCCGACAGGAGATAGTTCTGCCCGCGGCGACCCTTCTCGATAGCCAGCACCGCTCCATCTACTACGTCCCGGACGTCCACCCAGTCGAACCCGCCATCAACAATGGCCGGCATCTGCCCGCGAGCCATCGCTGCAACCACCTGTCCCATGGACGACGGTCGGAAATCCACAGGCCCGACGACGGCGGTCGGATTGACGATTACCGCATCAAGTCCACGTACGACGGCTTCTCGGATCACTCGCTCTCCATCCGCCTTGGATCGATCGTAGGCGAAAGCGGCCGGCCCGACGTACGACCTCTGTTCGTCCAGCCGTTCGTCGCGCGGCAATTGTTCGAATGCATGGATCGACGAAAAGTGGATGACTCTGCGCACGTTGTTTTGCAGGCAGGCCTGCGCCACAATGCGAGTACCATCGACGTTGGTTCGGCGGACCGAGCCGGTCGGATCCCCGGCGATCGAGATCTCGGCCGCCAGGTGAAAAACGATCTCGGCACCGCGGACGAAACCGGAGACAAAGTCCGGATCAAGAATGTCACCTGCGCGAGCCTCAACATCGATCGCTTCCAGCGGGGTCGCCGCCGTGCGATATTGCGCGCGGACGGAATGACCCTCCTTCACCAGCCTGCGAGCAAGATTACTCCCGATGTGTCCGCTGGCACCGGTGACGGCAATAACCATAGTGACTTCTCCTCCAAAGCACGGCCAGCTCTTAAAGAAACAGCCCGGGCCGGCAAAGCATTGACTGTTACACCGACGATGCGTAATAGTAAGCTACCGATCTGTGGTGACCCATGGCTACACCTCCGGACATTACTGCGCAACTCCGCGCGTTCGCGGGCGGCGACCACGAGGCATTGGATAAGATCATGCCGTTCGTGTATGCTCAACTGAAGAGACTGGCACACGCTCGTCTCGTGGGAGAACGTCGGGGGCACACGCTGAATACCACAGGACTGGTTCACGAGGCCTATTTGCGGCTTGCGGAAATCAGTGAGATGGAGTGGAAGGATCGCTCGCATTTTTTCGCAATGGCCTCCACCGTGATGCGGCGAATTCTGGTTAACTACGCGCTCAAGCGAAAGGCAGCCAAACGCGGCGGAGGCGCCGTCGACGCCACTCTGGACGAGGAGCGCCTGCTACCGGACGAGCCGGCCACCATCATCCTCGCGCTGGACGAATCGTTGAAGCGGTTCGAGGCCCAGTA
Above is a window of Rhodothermales bacterium DNA encoding:
- a CDS encoding NAD-dependent epimerase/dehydratase family protein — its product is MVIAVTGASGHIGSNLARRLVKEGHSVRAQYRTAATPLEAIDVEARAGDILDPDFVSGFVRGAEIVFHLAAEISIAGDPTGSVRRTNVDGTRIVAQACLQNNVRRVIHFSSIHAFEQLPRDERLDEQRSYVGPAAFAYDRSKADGERVIREAVVRGLDAVIVNPTAVVGPVDFRPSSMGQVVAAMARGQMPAIVDGGFDWVDVRDVVDGAVLAIEKGRRGQNYLLSGTWASLQEIAGLVDAACGRPSRRLVLPIWMARAAVPLVALVARAGGAPPVFTRESLAIVSECNRVISHSRASQELGFRSRPLRETIDTTVRWFINNAYL
- a CDS encoding sigma-70 family RNA polymerase sigma factor, with translation MATPPDITAQLRAFAGGDHEALDKIMPFVYAQLKRLAHARLVGERRGHTLNTTGLVHEAYLRLAEISEMEWKDRSHFFAMASTVMRRILVNYALKRKAAKRGGGAVDATLDEERLLPDEPATIILALDESLKRFEAQYPRHGLVVQHRFFGGLAIEEIAHSLNVSTRTVDRDLKFARAWLSRDLKQSVDL